The Thomasclavelia ramosa DSM 1402 genome includes a region encoding these proteins:
- a CDS encoding PTS sugar transporter subunit IIC: MEKLEKLLNRFIGPIAKKMSENDTIQSVAEGFMRTGPVTFGVCIFVILGNLPFTGYSDWLTNVGLKVHFDAISNASLNILALYVSFTVAHSFAKRKGDNALSCGILSLLSFLIIIPQTVAGVEGDITAFDITYLSGTGILVALIFAIIVGHLFHYLAGKGLKFKMPEGVPPMVSESFEPIFISMIIVTFAFVVRVGFGYTPFGNFLSFFDQTIGAFIIKIGLSLPTIFLLYFVANLLWFFGIHPNTVYSAFVPLQMTLIMTNIADAQAGKPLTYLTITLVSLFASFGGNGNTLGLCLSMFTARSERYKKMLKLAFIPNLFNINEPLIFGMPVMLNPVFFIPMVFCNVVMGFIGLFATQIFTFTYNPAMSLLPWTTPFFVKAFLAGGISLLIMVLILLVVNTLMYYPFFRIADKKAYEEEQLAKVGGKIE, from the coding sequence ATGGAAAAGTTAGAGAAATTATTGAATAGATTTATTGGACCAATCGCTAAGAAGATGAGTGAGAATGATACAATTCAGTCTGTAGCAGAGGGGTTTATGAGAACTGGGCCTGTCACTTTTGGAGTATGTATATTTGTTATTTTGGGGAATTTACCCTTTACTGGTTATTCGGATTGGTTAACAAACGTTGGTCTTAAAGTACATTTTGATGCTATTTCAAATGCTAGTTTAAATATTTTAGCTTTATATGTTTCATTTACAGTTGCTCATTCTTTTGCCAAAAGAAAAGGCGATAATGCTTTATCTTGTGGAATTTTATCATTATTAAGTTTCCTGATTATAATTCCTCAAACAGTAGCTGGAGTTGAAGGGGATATAACAGCTTTTGATATAACCTATTTAAGCGGTACAGGGATTTTAGTGGCTTTGATTTTTGCTATTATCGTAGGACATTTGTTTCATTATTTAGCTGGTAAAGGATTAAAATTTAAAATGCCAGAAGGGGTTCCACCAATGGTTAGTGAATCTTTTGAACCAATTTTTATATCAATGATCATAGTTACTTTTGCTTTCGTAGTTCGAGTTGGTTTTGGTTATACTCCATTTGGAAATTTCTTAAGTTTTTTCGATCAAACAATTGGAGCCTTCATTATTAAAATTGGATTATCATTACCGACAATCTTCTTATTATATTTTGTTGCTAATTTATTATGGTTCTTTGGAATTCATCCAAATACGGTATATAGTGCATTTGTACCATTACAAATGACACTAATTATGACAAATATTGCTGATGCTCAAGCAGGAAAACCATTAACTTATTTAACAATCACTTTAGTTTCACTGTTTGCATCTTTTGGCGGTAATGGTAATACACTTGGATTATGTTTATCGATGTTTACAGCGAGAAGTGAGAGATATAAGAAGATGCTAAAATTAGCTTTTATTCCTAATTTGTTTAATATCAATGAACCATTGATTTTTGGAATGCCAGTAATGTTGAATCCTGTTTTCTTTATTCCAATGGTTTTCTGTAATGTTGTAATGGGCTTTATTGGTTTGTTTGCAACCCAAATTTTTACATTTACATACAATCCGGCTATGTCATTATTACCATGGACAACTCCATTTTTTGTAAAAGCATTTTTAGCAGGAGGAATTTCATTATTGATCATGGTACTAATTTTATTGGTAGTAAATACTTTAATGTATTATCCATTTTTTAGAATTGCTGATAAGAAAGCCTACGAAGAAGAGCAATTAGCGAAAGTTGGTGGAAAAATTGAGTAA
- a CDS encoding LysR family transcriptional regulator: protein MLLKQMKYFISVVECNSFTEAAEQCYISQSAISQQIKALEQELGVDLIKRNNRQFTLTPAGEYFYRHGVELVSEIDNLKRETVRRGQDQELSLKIGYLRCYGAQELHHAIAKFSKTYSEVSLSIVNGTHEELYDLLRSGQVDLVISDQRRAFNDDYYNYELLYSDCYIEISSRHPLSQRDILTITDLKRNTCILISTKEQQEVEKDFYQNTLGFANQFLFADTLEEGRLMVVSNRGFMPIEAVGTLPPPATGITRIPLYHHHKPLQRNYCAFWHKEKTNYYIEEFAELLRNLLNND from the coding sequence ATGTTGTTGAAACAAATGAAATATTTTATTAGTGTAGTCGAGTGTAATAGTTTTACAGAAGCAGCTGAACAATGTTATATATCTCAATCTGCAATTTCCCAACAAATTAAAGCATTAGAGCAGGAATTAGGTGTTGATTTGATCAAACGTAATAATCGACAATTTACCTTGACTCCTGCTGGTGAGTATTTTTATCGTCATGGAGTGGAGCTGGTAAGCGAAATAGATAATTTAAAGAGAGAAACTGTACGTCGCGGACAAGATCAGGAGTTATCTTTAAAGATAGGATATTTAAGATGTTATGGAGCTCAAGAATTACATCATGCAATCGCTAAATTTAGCAAAACATATTCCGAGGTATCACTATCAATTGTTAATGGAACTCATGAGGAGTTATATGATCTTTTACGCTCTGGACAAGTTGATTTGGTAATCAGTGATCAACGACGAGCATTTAATGATGATTATTACAATTATGAGTTATTGTATAGTGATTGTTATATTGAGATTTCAAGTCGGCATCCATTAAGTCAGCGGGATATTCTAACAATTACTGATTTAAAGAGAAATACCTGTATTTTAATTTCAACTAAAGAACAACAAGAGGTTGAAAAAGATTTTTATCAAAATACACTTGGTTTTGCTAATCAATTTTTATTTGCTGATACTTTAGAAGAGGGACGTTTAATGGTTGTAAGTAATCGAGGATTTATGCCAATTGAAGCAGTTGGAACATTACCACCACCTGCGACTGGAATTACACGAATTCCACTTTATCACCATCACAAGCCATTACAACGTAATTATTGTGCCTTTTGGCATAAGGAAAAGACTAATTATTATATTGAAGAATTTGCTGAATTACTACGTAATTTATTAAATAATGATTAA
- a CDS encoding flavodoxin has product MKKSLIVYFSHRKENYVAGAIKDLKIGNTEVIAKKVQAIIGAELFEIHPLHEYPSKYDECTKLAKDELETNARPKIINIISHFEEYENIYLGYPNWWSTMPMCLWTFLESYDFTNKHIYPFCTHEGSGLGKSISDLNKICPNAIIHQGLDIFGSQVFDSDEKIFKWLKEN; this is encoded by the coding sequence ATGAAAAAAAGTTTGATTGTATACTTTTCGCATCGGAAAGAAAATTATGTAGCAGGTGCTATTAAAGATTTAAAAATAGGGAATACGGAAGTGATTGCTAAAAAAGTTCAAGCCATAATAGGAGCAGAATTATTTGAAATTCATCCTCTTCATGAATATCCGTCTAAATATGATGAGTGTACAAAATTAGCTAAAGATGAATTAGAGACTAATGCAAGACCAAAAATAATAAATATTATTAGTCATTTTGAGGAATATGAAAATATTTATCTTGGCTATCCAAATTGGTGGTCAACGATGCCGATGTGTCTTTGGACTTTTTTAGAAAGTTACGATTTCACCAATAAACACATATATCCATTTTGTACTCATGAAGGAAGTGGGTTAGGTAAAAGTATTAGTGATTTAAATAAAATTTGTCCTAATGCAATAATTCATCAGGGATTGGATATTTTTGGTAGTCAAGTATTTGACAGTGACGAAAAAATATTTAAGTGGTTAAAGGAGAATTGA
- a CDS encoding 6-phospho-beta-glucosidase has protein sequence MSKLSKDFLWGGAIAANQAEGAYDADGKGLSLMDIATSASKDVSRQFTDGIKKGIYYPNHEGIDFYHKYKEDLALFEEMGFKCFRTSIAWSRIFPNGDEKLPNELGLKYYDDLFDEMIKRGMEPVVTISHYEMPLYLAKQYGGWANRKLIDFYLNFCEVIYKRYSGKVKYWMTFNEINSVIFMPEVAGIIGREQADFKQRSFQAAHHQFVASAKAVKLGHQIDSKNMIGCMVLTLIKYPLTAKPEDVLLAEEKMRYGTFAFSDIQVRGHYPNYVKKLIQKIDLKIEVKPDDLKSLKEGCVDFVGFSYYSSSAASTDTNVETTAGNIVSGVKNPYLPTSEWGWQIDAKGLRYILNRFYERYEIPLFIVENGLGYDDQVDENGYVEDDYRITYLKEHIKEMKSAILEDGVDVIGYTPWGCIDLVSAGTGEMKKRYGFIYVDRDDQGNGTLKRSKKKSFAWYKKVIATDGEDL, from the coding sequence TTGAGTAAGTTAAGTAAAGATTTTTTATGGGGAGGTGCAATTGCTGCAAATCAGGCTGAAGGAGCATATGATGCCGATGGTAAGGGGTTATCTTTAATGGATATTGCGACTAGTGCCAGCAAAGATGTTTCACGACAGTTTACAGATGGGATTAAAAAAGGAATTTATTATCCTAATCATGAGGGGATAGATTTTTACCATAAATATAAAGAAGACTTAGCTTTATTTGAAGAAATGGGTTTCAAATGTTTTAGGACCTCAATCGCTTGGAGCCGTATTTTCCCTAATGGTGATGAAAAGCTTCCTAATGAATTAGGTTTAAAATATTATGATGATTTATTTGATGAGATGATTAAACGAGGAATGGAGCCGGTTGTAACTATTTCTCATTATGAAATGCCGTTATATTTAGCTAAGCAATATGGTGGCTGGGCTAATCGTAAGTTAATTGATTTTTATTTGAATTTTTGTGAAGTAATTTATAAACGATATAGTGGTAAAGTTAAATATTGGATGACTTTTAATGAAATTAATTCAGTTATTTTTATGCCGGAAGTCGCAGGAATTATTGGCCGTGAACAAGCAGATTTTAAACAACGAAGTTTTCAGGCTGCACATCACCAGTTTGTTGCTAGTGCGAAAGCTGTTAAATTGGGACATCAAATTGATTCAAAAAATATGATTGGATGCATGGTATTAACTTTGATCAAGTATCCTCTTACAGCAAAACCTGAAGATGTGCTATTAGCTGAAGAAAAAATGCGTTATGGAACATTTGCGTTTAGCGATATACAAGTTCGTGGACATTATCCTAATTATGTAAAAAAACTAATACAAAAAATAGATTTAAAAATTGAAGTAAAGCCGGATGATTTAAAAAGTTTGAAAGAAGGTTGTGTTGACTTTGTTGGATTTTCATATTATTCTTCATCGGCTGCATCAACGGATACTAATGTTGAAACAACAGCTGGAAATATAGTTTCCGGGGTTAAAAATCCATATTTACCGACTAGTGAATGGGGCTGGCAAATTGATGCCAAAGGATTACGATATATCTTAAATCGATTTTATGAGCGTTATGAAATCCCGTTATTTATTGTTGAAAATGGCCTCGGATATGATGACCAGGTGGATGAGAATGGCTATGTTGAAGATGATTATCGGATTACTTATTTAAAAGAACATATTAAAGAAATGAAAAGTGCTATTCTTGAAGATGGTGTTGACGTAATTGGCTATACACCCTGGGGATGTATTGATCTTGTCTCTGCAGGGACTGGAGAAATGAAAAAACGTTATGGTTTTATCTATGTTGATCGTGATGATCAGGGAAATGGAACATTAAAACGTAGTAAGAAAAAATCATTTGCCTGGTATAAGAAAGTTATTGCTACTGATGGAGAAGATTTATGA
- a CDS encoding ROK family protein: MNIAVFDVGGTFIKHCLMIDGKITQAGKIPTPQDSQESFLKAIKAVLDKMSNIEGIAFSLPGVIDVYRQYIYAGGSLRYNDHCDLKEWENYFNLPIQAENDARCAAIAELEQGNMQGIQNGLVLTFGTGVGGGIIINGDIFKGSHLISGEVSMIFAHRISDVTNHHLFGALGSIKNLIDKIAAAKGVKTDDGRLIFDWIKTGDLISCELFDDYCDDVIWQLHNIQCILDPQRICIGGGVSENQIFIDGIKTAVKRFYQSLPIPFPQPEIVKCKYCNDANMVGAYLHYLRKNDER; encoded by the coding sequence ATGAATATAGCAGTTTTTGATGTCGGTGGTACATTTATTAAACATTGCCTGATGATTGATGGTAAAATAACGCAAGCTGGCAAAATACCAACTCCTCAAGATAGTCAAGAAAGTTTCTTAAAAGCAATTAAAGCAGTTTTAGATAAAATGAGCAATATTGAAGGAATTGCCTTTTCGTTGCCAGGGGTCATCGATGTTTATCGGCAGTATATTTATGCGGGTGGGAGTCTAAGATATAACGATCACTGTGATTTGAAAGAATGGGAAAATTATTTTAATTTGCCTATTCAGGCTGAAAACGATGCTCGGTGTGCAGCCATTGCAGAACTTGAACAAGGAAATATGCAAGGCATTCAAAATGGTTTAGTACTTACTTTTGGAACTGGGGTAGGTGGTGGAATTATTATTAATGGTGATATTTTTAAAGGAAGTCATTTGATTAGCGGCGAAGTTAGTATGATTTTTGCACATAGAATCAGTGACGTAACTAATCATCATCTTTTTGGAGCATTGGGTAGTATTAAAAACCTAATTGATAAAATAGCAGCTGCTAAAGGTGTTAAAACGGATGATGGCAGATTGATCTTTGATTGGATCAAAACAGGTGATTTGATTAGCTGTGAGCTTTTTGATGACTATTGTGATGATGTGATTTGGCAGCTTCATAATATTCAATGTATCCTAGATCCACAACGCATTTGTATAGGGGGTGGAGTTAGTGAAAATCAAATTTTTATTGATGGAATTAAGACGGCAGTAAAACGATTTTATCAATCATTGCCTATTCCATTTCCTCAGCCAGAGATCGTTAAGTGCAAGTACTGTAATGATGCTAATATGGTAGGCGCTTATCTTCACTATTTAAGAAAAAACGATGAGAGATAA
- a CDS encoding AraC family transcriptional regulator: MIQTKQELINLLPTIYQNLNTPLFLISPDLKIIASPKKFLKLEINYFQQIFNFTIMKQHEIYIHFHQNATYFFFCTKLDEIPYICVGPIFNRKITTQDSPAEYELFQHVISSYTLDDFFNLPSITVETKNHFIFIYQIITGKILDSKLLKITFKGSKDNPLKQENSLEKEIFQIRETPLHEFSYTYEQKILNYIQNEDSTSARILMIELLQIKDERHLSKNQLQSAKYKVVAAIAVFTRGVISIGVPVDKAYSLSDVYIVKVDQSNTINQLHKLISDAIIDFTQLVKRYRNIQNPYWVKICKNYISHNLHKNITLLDLAKVTEMNTTYLSTQFKKTTGQSIKQYINHKKIQEAQFLIKNSQYSLAQIADILQFSSQSHFNKVFKQIVGKSPIQYKNS; encoded by the coding sequence ATGATTCAAACGAAACAAGAATTAATCAATCTACTTCCCACTATTTATCAAAATTTAAATACTCCACTATTTTTAATTTCTCCTGATTTAAAGATCATTGCTTCTCCAAAAAAATTTTTAAAATTAGAAATAAATTATTTTCAACAAATTTTCAATTTTACAATTATGAAACAGCATGAAATATATATTCACTTTCATCAAAATGCCACATATTTCTTTTTTTGTACTAAGCTAGATGAAATTCCTTATATTTGTGTAGGACCTATTTTTAATCGAAAAATAACAACCCAAGATTCACCTGCTGAGTACGAGTTATTTCAACATGTAATCTCATCGTATACGCTAGATGATTTCTTTAATCTCCCCAGCATTACTGTAGAAACAAAAAATCATTTTATTTTTATTTATCAAATAATTACTGGTAAAATTCTTGATTCTAAATTACTAAAAATTACTTTTAAAGGTTCTAAGGATAATCCTTTAAAACAAGAAAATTCTCTTGAAAAAGAAATCTTTCAAATTCGCGAAACACCTTTGCATGAATTTAGTTATACTTATGAACAAAAAATTCTAAATTATATTCAAAATGAGGATAGTACCAGTGCTAGAATCTTAATGATTGAACTGCTTCAAATCAAAGATGAACGTCATTTATCTAAAAATCAGCTTCAGTCAGCTAAATATAAAGTTGTTGCAGCTATCGCGGTATTTACTCGTGGAGTAATCAGTATCGGTGTTCCTGTCGATAAAGCTTATTCGTTAAGTGATGTGTATATTGTTAAAGTCGACCAGTCTAATACTATTAATCAACTTCACAAACTTATTTCTGACGCAATCATTGATTTTACACAATTAGTTAAACGTTATCGAAATATTCAAAATCCCTATTGGGTAAAAATTTGCAAAAACTATATTTCTCATAATTTACATAAGAATATTACTTTATTAGATTTAGCCAAGGTAACAGAGATGAATACTACTTACTTATCAACCCAATTCAAAAAAACAACCGGTCAATCAATTAAACAATACATTAATCATAAAAAAATCCAAGAAGCTCAATTTTTAATTAAAAACTCTCAATACTCTTTAGCTCAAATTGCTGATATTTTACAATTCTCAAGTCAAAGTCACTTTAATAAAGTTTTTAAACAAATTGTTGGAAAAAGCCCTATTCAATATAAAAATAGTTAA
- a CDS encoding carboxymuconolactone decarboxylase family protein has product MAITKNAQNYHERMFPGYESKLLKTDPEFIELFDNFAFDEVVNQNDLDDKTSMIAILAMLLGCQGIDEFKAMLTAAYNFGVTPIEMKEIIYQATAYLGIGRVFPFLHVVNDFCTKNGITLPLQGQSTTNQSNRLEKGIQAQVDIFGQDMCEFYKSGTADIKHINYWLTDNCFGDYYTRKGLDYKQREMITFCFLAAQGGCEPQLVSHIEANIRLGNDRAFLIKVISRGIPFLGYPRSLNALRCINEVIK; this is encoded by the coding sequence ATGGCAATAACTAAAAATGCTCAAAACTATCATGAACGAATGTTTCCAGGCTATGAGTCAAAATTATTAAAAACAGATCCAGAATTTATTGAATTATTTGATAATTTCGCATTTGACGAAGTAGTTAATCAAAATGATTTAGATGATAAAACAAGTATGATTGCAATTTTAGCAATGCTTCTAGGCTGCCAAGGTATTGATGAATTTAAAGCGATGCTGACTGCTGCGTATAATTTTGGTGTAACACCAATTGAAATGAAAGAAATTATTTATCAAGCAACAGCTTATTTAGGGATTGGGAGAGTATTTCCTTTTTTACACGTAGTTAACGATTTTTGTACTAAAAATGGTATTACTTTACCTTTACAAGGACAATCTACGACTAATCAAAGCAATCGTTTAGAAAAAGGAATACAAGCACAGGTTGATATTTTTGGTCAGGATATGTGTGAATTTTATAAAAGTGGAACAGCAGATATAAAACACATCAATTATTGGTTAACAGATAATTGTTTTGGAGATTATTATACTAGAAAAGGCTTAGATTACAAACAGCGTGAAATGATTACATTTTGCTTTTTAGCAGCACAAGGAGGATGTGAGCCACAGTTGGTATCACATATTGAAGCAAATATTAGATTAGGGAACGATAGAGCTTTTTTAATAAAGGTGATTTCTAGAGGAATTCCTTTTCTTGGATATCCAAGAAGTTTAAATGCTTTACGTTGTATTAATGAAGTAATAAAATAA
- a CDS encoding glycoside hydrolase family 1 protein: protein MFKNNFLWGGATAANQFEGGYNLGGRGLATSDTKTNGSMNKKRKHSFLDSNGKIVYLHGSEKIPQAYQSVIDEKMYYPSHRAVDFYHRYEDDIALLAQMGFKCFRMSISWTRIYPRGNESSPNQAGLDFYDHIFDECLKYGIEPIVTLNHFDMPIYLADHQNGWLNRQTVEYFIQYCKTVFKYYRGKVKYWMTFNEINLLRGYDTLGVHEMTPARYYQALHHIFVASAKAVILGHKIDSNNQIGMMLANILTYSKTCNPRDVALELDVSRKLKYFYSDVQCRGYYPSYIVNSLKQQGITINSLEDDDNLLKNGCVDYIGFSYYNSGVVTTRKDAEMTLGNGIKMAANPYLKESEWKWPIDPIGLRISLNLLWDRYQKPLFIVENGLGANDQIAEDGKIHDEYRIDYLREHIIEMKKAVDEDGVELIGYTPWGCIDLVSAGTGEMKKRYGFIYVDMDDNGKGTLKRSCKESFYWYQKVIKSNGESLS, encoded by the coding sequence ATGTTTAAAAATAATTTTTTATGGGGTGGAGCTACTGCTGCTAACCAGTTTGAAGGTGGCTATAATTTAGGAGGACGTGGTCTTGCGACATCGGATACTAAAACAAATGGGTCAATGAATAAAAAACGAAAACATAGTTTTTTAGATTCTAATGGTAAGATTGTTTATTTACATGGTAGTGAAAAAATTCCCCAAGCTTATCAAAGTGTTATTGATGAGAAAATGTATTATCCAAGTCATAGAGCAGTGGATTTTTATCATCGTTATGAAGATGATATTGCTTTACTTGCTCAAATGGGTTTTAAGTGTTTTAGAATGTCAATATCATGGACACGTATTTATCCTAGGGGAAATGAAAGCTCACCTAATCAAGCAGGTCTAGATTTCTATGATCATATTTTTGACGAGTGTTTGAAATATGGAATAGAACCAATTGTTACTCTTAATCATTTTGATATGCCAATTTATTTGGCTGATCATCAAAATGGCTGGTTAAATCGGCAAACTGTTGAATATTTTATACAATATTGCAAAACTGTTTTTAAATATTATCGGGGCAAAGTAAAATATTGGATGACTTTTAATGAAATTAATTTGTTAAGGGGATATGATACATTGGGAGTACATGAAATGACCCCCGCTCGCTACTATCAAGCCTTACATCATATTTTCGTTGCTAGTGCAAAAGCAGTTATTTTAGGACATAAAATAGATTCAAATAATCAAATTGGGATGATGTTGGCAAATATTCTTACATATAGTAAAACTTGCAATCCTAGAGATGTTGCTTTAGAATTAGATGTTTCGCGTAAATTAAAATATTTTTACAGTGATGTTCAATGTCGAGGATATTATCCTTCTTATATTGTAAATTCTTTAAAACAGCAAGGGATAACGATTAACAGTTTAGAAGATGATGATAACCTTTTAAAAAATGGTTGTGTTGATTATATTGGTTTTAGCTATTATAATTCTGGAGTAGTAACAACTCGCAAGGATGCCGAAATGACATTAGGCAATGGTATTAAAATGGCAGCAAATCCTTACTTAAAAGAAAGTGAGTGGAAATGGCCAATTGACCCTATAGGATTAAGAATTTCCTTAAATTTATTATGGGATCGTTATCAAAAACCATTATTTATCGTTGAAAATGGTTTAGGTGCAAATGATCAAATTGCTGAAGATGGAAAAATCCATGATGAATATCGCATTGATTATTTAAGAGAACATATTATTGAAATGAAAAAAGCTGTAGATGAAGATGGAGTAGAATTAATTGGGTATACACCATGGGGATGTATTGATTTAGTTTCAGCGGGAACTGGAGAAATGAAAAAACGATATGGTTTTATTTATGTTGATATGGATGATAATGGTAAAGGAACATTAAAAAGAAGCTGCAAAGAGTCATTTTATTGGTATCAAAAAGTAATTAAAAGTAATGGCGAAAGCTTAAGCTAG